agggcccccagccgggccagcGAGGCCAGAAGTGGAATCAGGCAACGGAAGATTCTACAAAAGTCACTGACTGGCAGAccaaagcatcaaacctcCCTGCTAGACGCGAGCAAACAagcccaggtgttggtggggGCTTTGGAAGCAGTCCAGACACAGCAACAAGAAATGTACCAGATGGTCCAGGCTGATGTCCAGCTGTTCAAGTCAGATCAAATCTTAGTTTACAAAAACGTCGAGCCAGCCATTGCCCAAATAAAAACGCCGCTTTAAGCGGAATATAGTGAAATAGAAAGTAAAGGTGTCCGTCAGTTATAACTCCATGGTGAGAGAACTTGTCCTCGGGAAGCCTGATAAGATACTAAGGAGCCATTGCACTTGGCTTACTCAGGAGCTGATCTCAGGGTTCTAGAATGGATACCTCTCGACAGATGAGTACAAATCGCTTAGAATGCATACTTGTGTTCGTAGGTTATGTATTCCCTTAGATTCATGTCTGAGCGCTAATGTGAACGCCGCAGCATTTGACGATTTTGCGCCTCCATACGAAAGATCTTGCAACGCACCTGTTTACTACATCCGAGCTCATAAACGCTTTCATCTTAACATCTTTGTTTAATCAGGATGGCCTATGAGCCGCCAACAGCTGATTATTAATAACCAATAACCACCTCTGACTGGAGGGTGGCTATGCAAATGTAGTCTTCATCTTAAAGTGGACGAGGACCTGTGATCATGTGGGGGCATCTCTAGAGGTGCTTAGAAGGGTGGAACACCGTATAATTattcctcttcgtcttcatcgtcataCTCAGGTTGCTGCTCAGTCCACACCTCAATATCCTCCACCTCGATCTCGACCCGCCAGTCCCCTCTCCAGGCAGTAGCAGGATACATTGGCTCATGTTGTCCAGAGATACTGTGAGACACAATTGCCTTCTTCAAGTCCTGCTGCAACACCATTGAAACACCATTCCCCTTCTGCCCAAAGACCAACTCGCCACGGTCCAGCTCACGACCGGATCGGGTATTATTTCCGCGAAAAGCATCCTGGATTGGACTGAGTTGGAACAAAAACTTTTGCACTTCTTTGAATTCGGGATCAGGTATGTAGTAGCCAAACGCGGTCTTCTCTCCGGTCTGTGAATTCTTTCCTGAAACGAGAAGGGCAATCGCAGCGTTGGGCAAGGTGTCTAGGTCATCTGCCAGGGCTGACGCCGTGATGGTCGGGGCACTGACATCGTAGGACTTAGGTGGCTTGACAGAGACAAACCACCACGAGAAGACACCAAGGGAACTCATTTGCGCCAAGACAGGGAGGGTGGCCACCTTTCCTGGCTGAGGGAGACTGATGATAATATCGTTGTCCTCGGGGTCTCTGTAAAACGGCCCCAAGAGACGCTGAAGGCCCTCCATGAGTAGCGGCTAAATCAGTTAGTATTTGAGACATTATCGGGTAGGGAAAGAACCACTAAGCTTACCATTCCATTACCAACAGCCTGGTCAAACATGTCCCAGGTAATACCAATATTGGGCCTCTGAATAACAGGGCGGACGATGCAATCCACAACATGGTCCAGGTCAGCCAGTTGCTCGACCGAGACTCTCGGTTTTCCGAAGTATGTAGCCACAAGCAGCTTCACAACAGATTGAAACTCATTCTGAGGGATACTAAGATGATGGACGCGTTCCTCCCTCACCAGCTTCCTCGCCACCGGCCGGAAAGAGTCTCTGGGAGGTGACCTCCACCCAATTTCTTTGGGCTGCACACTGTACAGCACATCAAGAATGTCGTGGAACATCTCATCGCCATCGTCATCATAGTTCGTAGCAGCGAATTGACGACAAGTGTGTGCACAATCAGCGCCTGTGAAATCAAAAGCTCTTTGCTCCGCCTGCTTCCTCGCATGTACCGCATCAAACGGAATAGACCTGCCATCCCGGGTAGTTGCAAAGCTCTGGAAGAGTTGCCTTCTAGAGTCAGCCGGTGATCTGGACCGACCATCCTGGCCTGCATCATAAATATGCCTCGATTTGCGGGGCCTGATCCATGCCACCGCACGCATGAACTCTTCATATGTCAGAGCTTCAGGGATAGATAGATATAATGGATATTGGGATAGGTATAGAAGACTGCGGTATACGAGCGCACCCGCCTCTCTTAGGGGTGGTGGAAGAAAGCCGGTGGCTTCGAGGAAGGACAAGAATGCGGACTGGGTGAGTATCTTCGTACCATTCTTCTCACTGGCCAAAGAGTCAAAGACTTTGCAAAGGTGTGGCATCTCTGTTTCTTCGTTCAGCGCGCACCATATGAGGACATTCTGGTTAATTCCTTTGAGAATGCCATCGGGAGTCAGTAAGCCTTTGGCAGCCAGCTCGTCGACGCGCTCGTACCACCCCTGTAGATCGTCCATTTTGTATAGTAGGAAACAAAACAATTATCGTGAGAAGTTAAGCAAGGTCGATTGAAATGGAAGAGAGAGGCTGGAGGGTTGATATTTTAAAGGATTACGGGCTGCGGCGATCTTCTGTTCTAAATAAAGAACATGTTGGCATAATACGCCTCTGAATATACATGTTAACTTATGTGGCTATGTTTATTATTTATTTCTACTATGTTTCTCTTTTTATTCTACTTCATGGCCCCTAACACGAGCGATACAGGGGTTCAGAAACTGATTGGTACTGGCTGTCAGTCTTGTCAGCCTTGTCAGCCCCTGCATACCGCCATGAACTGGCTGGTAGCATACGCGCATATGTTCCTTCGGGACTGTGTCGCATGTAGCAAGAATCGAGTGCTTATACAAACTTTCCAGCTTGAAACATCCCCGCGAGCACTGAGCAGAGCAGTGAGCCTTAGTGGCACTGTCCAATTGATCGGCAGTTTGCCGATCAGGACGATAGACTCTAGTTTGAGCTCGCAACAATAGTCAGGCGTATTCAATGTCTGCCAGCTGCTGGTCGCCTTCTCAGGCCACCACGGTATAGATGTGTATAGACATATGTCAGATGGAAAGATATAAATTGAGGCAGAATTTCTTTGGATTCATATTCATCTCATCAGCAGCAATATCAATCCTCTCCTAACTTTATTTTCCATATATATATTCCCAAATATAGTGCGTCTAAACGGCCTCATCGTGCAGCAGTCAAGATGAAGTTCACCaccctcttctcccttttcctggCTACCCTGTCCGTGGGTGTCGGAGCCAGTCCCATTGCCATACCCAACGATGTCCAGGAAGCCCCTACAGACATCAGCAACAACACTGCTGAGTTTGCCGGAGACTTCGAAAAGCGCGCCCCTCCCAAAGAAACCGAACGCTTGCAACAGATCCAGAAGAGTCTGGGTAAGCAAAGGCTCCAGGCGGGCAAGGAGTATGCAATCCAGGTCACCTGGACTAAGAATGCGCCTGGTTCCTCGACTGGGTTCAATACGCCCGCCAAAGcagaaatgaagaagactCAGGAAAAGTATGGGTTTGACCATACTGCCATTATCGTTGGCAAAGTCCAAAAAGACGGCCAGAGCCACGAGCTGGACTTCAAGGGAAATTGGTACCACTTGACCTCCGAGCCTCAGGGCTCGGGCAAGACGGAATGGTTTAAGACTTCGGCCGATACGGGCAATGAGTGGAAGAAAAGCAACACCGACAAGATAATCAAGTTCTCAAACCTGAAGGAGATCAGCGGAAACTGGGAAGAAAAGGTTAAGGACGCTGCAGAGGCTGGTGAGTTAACGATGGCTTATGCCTTGGAGGATTTAGAAGCTAACAGTTTACCGCAGCTTCCAAGGTTAGCACAAGCAATGGAAACAAATGGCAGGGGGGAAAGAACGACTGCAAGACTTATGTTGAGGCGTTCGAGAATGCTTTGAAATGAACACGAGCAAGCTCTGATGAAAATACCCATATATCACATACATTAGTTAGTTCTACACTCAATCGACTATATATTCCAGTATATCAGGTTTTAGTATACCTAGCTCCTAGTCGGTACATGGCATGTCATCTCTCTCCTTTCCCTgttccctttctttttctttctgaCCTGCCGGTTCCGATCAAGTACCGGGCCAGAAGCAGCATAATGACAACATATCACTACATTCTCTTTAATTGCTTTACTGCATCAGAATGATATCCATTATCTGCTGTTTGCTGTTAGTTAATATTCAAGTCCCCTCCACCCAGGCTTGTGGGGCGAGGCTACTTGTATGTGTATATGGAAGCCATCAGCCGTGGACGCTTGTGAGGCATAGCCTCGTTGAAAATACGTACAAGCAGCCTCATTCCCCGTGTTCAGACCCTTACCCAGAAGAAGACTGACGTCAGCTCTCGCTTATATTATAGTTGATCAACTCGGGCAACAAAAAGAAGGGGCAAAAAGCATATCGAGTGTGATCAACATAAATGCATGTAGGGGTGCCCAATACGGTCTTCAGCTGCGCCACATTCGTACCCTAGACTAAGCCTAGGATAGAGATAAGCAATCAAGCAATTGAATTCTGCCTGAAATACCCTGGATAATCTAGATTCAGTTATCAATGTTTTTGTGAAAGCTGTGGTTCCTTCTTCAGAAAAATCAGGCTGAAGGTGTGTATGCAGCGAGATATGCATGCATTTCCACAGGACTAGAAGGGTCAATATTATACCAATATTCCATACACCCAATTATGGCCTTCACCATATATATGCCTTAGGTATTATTCCTGGATTTGCAGGCAGAGatacgaactctttgaatcTAGACTCTGCCATTCGATTAGCGGTTAAAATGTGGGAAGTTGCTCCGGTTTCGACTTACCACGGGCTCTTCCATAACTTGGAGGAGCTGCGGGATTATACCAAAACAACCTGCAAAATCTTTCGCAATAATCTTGACCAGACGGAAAGCAGCAATGTAGACCTGAGGCATTTTCTTTGATTCATATGTCAATTAATTAATTGAGAAGGAAATTGGAAGAGATGGAATACTTCTAAGGAAATATCCAGTTTTATAAAATTTGGCAGCATGATTCTTGGCGCTTGGAACATCAAAATCAGCACGCAAGAAAAGCACATCCTTTTTACGCGTCAATCGACCTATAAGGCCTTctggcacctataaaccaccatggaggctCTGAGACCCATGGTGCAGGCATATCGCGCGCGCCACCCTCAGAGTGGGCAATGTGGTGTCACGATCTGAGTTCTTGTGACGGCTTGACACCATGAAGCTGCCGCAGTGGCTGATATCAACAAACGCCGCTATTCCAAGCAATGTGATAGCTCATATGTGATTGCCAGTTCACGGCTCAACGCTGCAGTAACAGTTGATACATCGAATCGCCACTACTTGGGCAAGCAGCCATGATGTCAACAAACCCATATAAGAAGCCCTTCACTACCTAGgactttctcttttcttctccagattcgatattctcgtcgatgacTACAATAGTCTACATAGGAATTTAGTTCggtattatctactattccgagcccgtgacaacaCTCACCCTTAGACCTCTGCAGAGCCCATCAATACAACCCATCTAGAGGCTAGACGGGCTTTCTTAGATTGAGAAAGCCCGCCAAGAAGTGTAATATTACAGCAAAATTGATTTTACCAATAATATTCCCAAGTAATTACTGTATATATTACTGTAGTTTTAGTGTAGATGGGCCATATTGGCGGGCCCGGGCCCTAACCTAGGGCCCGTGGGCGAGCTTTGCAGAGGTCTGCCCACcctgctccaaaacacaatcgaaagccctgcgcatacaggcggtttggggcAAGGAAAAGGATTAGAAGAATTATAGAAGGGGGGCTCAGGAACTGTAAGGGACAGGAGGCTGCAGagtagctgctggcctcgggGTCATGTaatatggtctgtcatagctctagggctcgatatggacaataaattTGGTTaaatgataataataataggcTATCTGGGAATGTAAGTTATGTATATCTTTCTGTTAGGGTGGTTGGGCGGTCGGTCTACTCGCTTGTGGGTTACGTTAACTAAGGAAGGAATGATTAGCTCAAGCGAATCACACACGAACATATGCGCCCATCATAGTCTTATCACGACAACTCCCACGCAATACGGCCGGTGTATTTCTGTGCTGTTCAGCACTTTATTCTTAGCGCGCTGGCGCACCGGACGCACTGGCCAGGACTGGAGCTTCCTGGAGGGGCGAAAGACCCAATTGTTTGGACTGTGCTGATAAGTAGGCTGGAGAGCAGTATACCTGAATAGTATTCTAGCAATATCTAAATAATGGGAAATTATGTAATCCACAGTCTGTACAATCACGCCTATCTTTCCTCGGATAGACCTCTGAAGATCAATTTCTCACCCGAAATGAGGCCTTGACGATGCAAATTCATCGTCTCCTCAATCGCCGAAAGGCTGAGGCCTCCGACAATACGAACGGGGGGTGGTATCAGTGATCCATTGCCGAGCAAGCTTTCCAATTGACCATGCAGCTCGGAACTGATGTTGTGGTCAGCCATCTTGACCTATACAGAAATGTTAGTGAGATGAGATATCACACCCATTGACCTGGCATCACAACTATGGATAACCTCAAGCACGTCCTCTCGGTCAATTTGATGCAATTGCCTGAACAGTGGGATACCCGCGCTTTTCTCATCCGAGACGCCAAAAAGTAAACCAGGATGTTGTCGAATGGTTGCCTGGACGCTCCGTTCTAAAGCAAATCGAAGGCGCAGAAGCAGGTCAGGTTTGTCTGGCGATGAGACAGAGTATGCCGCTGTAACGCCAGCTGAGCGGTATTGTCCTAAAGCGTGTCGGACGGAATAATACTGCCCTAATATACCTAAAACGACGCCTATTAGCATGAAATCAACAGTGACATCGATCTCAACTAGTAAAAAGGACAAAGGTCCACGGAGATGCGCGTTTCTTCATCGATCCTCCGCATAATGACTCTTCAAAGATGTCTTCTCCATGAGTAAAGGAACTTACCTAAGGAGACTGATTTATGGTCGGGCGTCATCTTGCTACCAAGCGTTCGTCGTTAGCGTGGATCTGGAAGAAAATATAAGATGGATGAACAGAATGATTGAGGGGCCGAGCTTCTTAATTAATACCTTCCATAGCCCCACCGGGGTCGCATTGCACTAATACCCGAGTCAGCTGCCGAGCTGTAGTACAATAGCAAATCCAGGCAGCGCGTACAGCCAGGAGGACCTTCGGTTGGCCGCCCATCATGTTTGTGGCTATCGGACTATGTCTTGTTTCTCATTTTGATCAAAATCCTAAACTTAACAGAGAAGAGGCTACATCACATCAGATGCCATGTCGAAGCTGATCATTGCATTCTACCCCGTTACGTATCGACTCAAGTCGCATTTTCTTCATCAATAATAATAGCCCATTCATGGTTCTCGGCTCCGAGCATGATATTGcttaaccaatgcttgatcaaaGGGCCAAAATCGGCCGTCTTCTGCGGCAAATCAAGGCTACGATCACCGACCCAAATGGTTGATACACACTTGATAAAGAACTGTCAATCTAGGTGAGCATATGTTTCCCAAAGTCAAGCAGTCGGTTGCTTACAGCTGTTCCAGACACAAATGCCTCAAGAAGACGACCCTCTTTCCAAGCTGCCTCAAGGTCTGATATAGTAAACTTGGTTTCCCACACTTGCAGTTTATCTGCCAGCCGAGATTCAACTAGATCTAGAACGGACCGTCTAGTCACTCCATCAAGGATAAGTCAGCGATGCTGTCAGCAGCTTGGGAGTTGCGGTGCGTCCATCCTTAACAACAGCAAAAAAGTTGCTAGCCCCAGCTTCAGTAACTTGACCGTCCTCTCCGAATAACCACAGAATCTGGTCATATCCTGCGCGCTGTGCCTCACAGTGCGATGCAAAGCTGGGGCCATAGTTGGCTCCGACTTTAACATGGCCAAATCCACCAGGCCACGCCCTGATAGTGTCACTTCGGGATGTGAGGAGCCGCAGGTCAGATCTGGGCTCAACGCCCGGAGGCGATTCCGTAGAGAAGTCAGGCCAGCAAACGATGATTATGAACAAGAGCGCTTCTTTGGGAACCTGCACTCCAAGCTGGCGCCCGGTCCCAATTAGTGCAGGTCGAATATAGCGAAAATTGCCAGGTTTTGGCAGCCATCCTTTCAAAGATTGTGAGTCAGCTCTTCCCTAAAATGAATTCTAATGGACTGGGCTGTTTACTTGGTGCATCAACACGAACTAAAGCTTTAATTAACTCAACAAGTTGTTCAGTATCAAATGTTGGCAGTGAAACCCTTTCCGCGCTCGTAGCCAGGCGCTTTGCGTTTCGGTCCGGCCTAAAGAGCCTGAGACGGTTGTCAAGCCCGCGATACACCTTCATGCCTTCGAAACATTGCGTAGCATAGTGTACACATGAGGCGAGAGGCGAGATGGAGAAGTCACTGAAAGGCTTGATCTCTGGATCTTCCCAGCCCTCATCTACTGTCCAGCGACACGTAGCCATATGGTCGGTGGCAATATTCTGTGCCCACAGCTCAGAAGACTCGGGATCGGGAACTGGGCGTAGGACTGAAGCACGAGTAAGCCTCAGTCGAGATGCATCGAGCGacgccatgttgacaatgagaGATTTCTGCCAATgaagaacaaaaaagaaaacgaaaaaAGGAATTAAGAGACTCGTCTGATCATGGCAAACGGTGATGCTTCAGTCGCGTGTAATACATATCTTTCTCATCAGAGCATTGGACTTGAAAGCCACTGCAGTGAGCTAACTAAACTCAGTTAGCTTGGAGTAAGGTGTCGCAAGTGGGGCGCTCTGCAGGGCGTAAAATGCTGCGCCCTGCATGAAAAGTTAGTTTTTAGCCCAGGTGACTCGACTCTGGCACGGGCTTCGAGACTGCGTACCATCTCGCAATTGACTGCAAGATGACTAGTCCAAGGTGTGAGACCCAAGGCCCATGTTCAGCCGGGGAAGACTGGATGTCGTGGCTGCATCTGCACGACCTTGAGGACAGCCAACCCCAGCGACCAGACGATCTCGATAGCGTACTGAACAGCACTGCTGGTTCACTCGACGTCGACCACTCTTCTGTCGATGAAGTTTTCCCGTCACAGGATCACTCTCAGCAAGTTGCGTCATGGGAGAGAAGGCCTGTGAATGCCAGTATATTGCGAAATGATGGCCGAGACTCCGTTGGACAAGGCTTTCGCGGCCTACCATCTGGACTGAGTCAGACAAGTGACTCGTCTTTCATCGATGATGACCTGGGCCTACCACAAGCTGCATTCAACGCAGACTATGGTGTCCCATCAGATTCCTCAGTGGGGTCCTTGGACTCGTTCACATCATCGGGGTTGATAGCTGTacgaagaaggaggagacaAGCTGTACGCTCGAATATTGACATGTCAGGGCAAAAGGCTATAGCCACGAGGACAGCAGGTAGAAGATACCAATGTACATTTTGTACCGACGCCTTCAAGACCAAACATGATTGGCAACGACACGAGACAAGCATGCACTTGAGCCTTGAGCAGTGGAAGTAAGTCATATTTGAGTAGTCAGCCGCTTGACCATATCCAGTTTCAAGTTACTCAATTGTTCTCCAGGTGCTCGAGATTTGGCCCGGTAATACAACGCCCAGATGGTCATGACTACTGTGTGTTCTGCAACCTTTGCGACCCTTCAGCCGAACATCCCGAACTACACAATTACTCCGCCTGTGTGGCGCAATCAGATGAAGCACGTCTATTTCACCGGAAAGATCATCTACGACAGCACCTCCGGCTGTTCCATCGCGGATGCAACTTTAACGACTCGATGAAGAGTTGGCTCTCGTATATGAATAAGGTCAAGTCCCGGTGTGGATTCTGCAACGCTCGCATGGAGACCTGGACTGAGAGGCAGAAGCACCTGGCGACACACTTTCGGATGGGCGTAGACATGAGGGAGTGGAAAGGCGATCGCGGTTTTGACCAACAAGTTGACAATATCGTGGAAAATGACATACCAGTCTTTTTGATTG
This sequence is a window from Aspergillus chevalieri M1 DNA, chromosome 5, nearly complete sequence. Protein-coding genes within it:
- a CDS encoding uncharacterized protein (COG:E;~EggNog:ENOG410PF7Z;~InterPro:IPR036038,IPR005786,IPR001544,IPR043131, IPR043132;~PFAM:PF01063;~go_function: GO:0003824 - catalytic activity [Evidence IEA];~go_function: GO:0004084 - branched-chain-amino-acid transaminase activity [Evidence IEA];~go_process: GO:0009081 - branched-chain amino acid metabolic process [Evidence IEA]) yields the protein MASLDASRLRLTRASVLRPVPDPESSELWAQNIATDHMATCRWTVDEGWEDPEIKPFSDFSISPLASCVHYATQCFEGMKVYRGLDNRLRLFRPDRNAKRLATSAERVSLPTFDTEQLVELIKALVRVDAPRWLPKPGNFRYIRPALIGTGRQLGVQVPKEALLFIIIVCWPDFSTESPPGVEPRSDLRLLTSRSDTIRAWPGGFGHVKVGANYGPSFASHCEAQRAGYDQILWLFGEDGQVTEAGASNFFAVVKDGRTATPKLLTASLTYP
- a CDS encoding uncharacterized protein (SECRETED:SignalP(1-20)), which encodes MKFTTLFSLFLATLSVGVGASPIAIPNDVQEAPTDISNNTAEFAGDFEKRAPPKETERLQQIQKSLGKQRLQAGKEYAIQVTWTKNAPGSSTGFNTPAKAEMKKTQEKYGFDHTAIIVGKVQKDGQSHELDFKGNWYHLTSEPQGSGKTEWFKTSADTGNEWKKSNTDKIIKFSNLKEISGNWEEKVKDAAEAASKVSTSNGNKWQGGKNDCKTYVEAFENALK
- a CDS encoding uncharacterized protein (COG:S;~EggNog:ENOG410PVF4;~InterPro:IPR006571;~PFAM:PF07534) gives rise to the protein MDDLQGWYERVDELAAKGLLTPDGILKGINQNVLIWCALNEETEMPHLCKVFDSLASEKNGTKILTQSAFLSFLEATGFLPPPLREAGALVYRSLLYLSQYPLYLSIPEALTYEEFMRAVAWIRPRKSRHIYDAGQDGRSRSPADSRRQLFQSFATTRDGRSIPFDAVHARKQAEQRAFDFTGADCAHTCRQFAATNYDDDGDEMFHDILDVLYSVQPKEIGWRSPPRDSFRPVARKLVREERVHHLSIPQNEFQSVVKLLVATYFGKPRVSVEQLADLDHVVDCIVRPVIQRPNIGITWDMFDQAVGNGMPLLMEGLQRLLGPFYRDPEDNDIIISLPQPGKVATLPVLAQMSSLGVFSWWFVSVKPPKSYDVSAPTITASALADDLDTLPNAAIALLVSGKNSQTGEKTAFGYYIPDPEFKEVQKFLFQLSPIQDAFRGNNTRSGRELDRGELVFGQKGNGVSMVLQQDLKKAIVSHSISGQHEPMYPATAWRGDWRVEIEVEDIEVWTEQQPEYDDEDEEE